The Acaryochloris thomasi RCC1774 genomic sequence ATTATTATAGTTAATATAACCCCTCCTCCAACTAAGTCTACAAAATGGGAGGAGATTATAAACCTTGGAAATATGCTGGAATAGTTATACGCTATATTTATGCGTTTATGCGTTTTTATAGGCACTAATTGCCGACTAGAGATTGATGGGTCGGGCCAAATCAATTTATCAGGTTTGGTTCGACCCAATACGAACAAATAACTAAACATAACTTTCTGAACAGCAGCGGCCCTGCAATAGAACACCAGAATAAACTGGTACTAAAGGAACAGCAAGATACCTTATTTCAGGGAAATAAGGTATCTTCCAACATCATGATTCGCTTCGCCACCGTGCAATTGGGTGCGGCTACTCTCAACAAAAGCAAACCCCAATCAACCGCAGCCCCTCTCCCGTCCAACAGCCGAATACGGTAGCGACTCTCCAGCCCATCAAGAGCTTTCGCGGCATATCCTCTGCGCTGCTACGGTATTCCGCGTCTCTTGATTCGATCACAGGTGCTGCATTCAGGAAGGGTGAGATCGCAACGTAGAGAAATACGACGGGTACAACATTGCTCTTCACTCAGGCTTGTAGACGAAACAGGTTTACTACAATGACCAAAGGGAAAAAACACACTGGATGAAATAGCCATGAACAATCAGGATAAATTTATCTGCACTATTTATGGCTTGGTTGCAGTGATTGCACTCCCTGCAACGTGGATTAACAATATTGCCTTCATGAATCAAGCAGAGCAGGCCGGATTCTCAATCGGAGAGTTTGCTCATGCAGCTTATGGGCCTAAAACGACCGAAGCTGCGATATGGGGCAATTTAGTACAAATCTAGTACAGTGCAGTGCATCAGGATTAGCCTCAAGCCATATCGAGAGCAATGCGCTTTGTGAGATCAAGATTGAACCATCCATAGGGCGTCACATGATTCCAGATCAGGGGTGACAACGCCCTCAAGTCCTCTATCTGCATTCTCTTCATCCATTGTGGTTCCTTCAACACATTCTGAATCATGAGCGTATTGATATAAATCATGCTGACCTGCAGCAGGTGCAAGGCCAGTGCAGAAAGTTCTTGATTCTCCCGCTTGTTCGTCGCAAACTCTCCCCCACGACCAAAGTAAATAAAGTCATTGGCCCCATTCCATCGTTCCACCACATTGAGACCCTCATTGATTTCAATCCTGAGTGCTTCAGACGATAGATACCGACACAGGAAAATGGTTTTGACCGCTTTGCCTATCTCCAACAAAGCCTTATGTGTCGGATGCTGAATCTCTGTTTTGCCAAAGCGTCTGAAAATATCTTCAGCTTCAGCCGTTCCTAAGCGCAATGCCGTCGCGTACTTGATGGCTTGGTCATACTGCTGCGTCACCTGCTCCCAGTCAATCGCCTTCGATAAGATCAACTTGAGATTAGAATAGTCTCCTTTCGTCCCTGCCTCCGGCAACGAGAGCTTTTGAGCACCAATACGTTTGAACCTTGGCATTAACTGAAACCCTAGAAGATGGCAAAAGGCAAAGCCAAGCTCACTCTGGCCGTGGGTATCAACGTAGTTCTTCTCCAGCTTTAGATCCGTATTGTGTCGCAACAGCCCCGTGAGCATTGATGAGACCTCAGAAGAGGAGCAGGTTTTCAGTTGCGAGTAGACACATAACGATTTCTTCTCAACATGCCAGTAGATCATTACCCCCCTGCCCCCATAACGGCTGTGCCATTCCGTCATTAGATTCTGGTCCCAAGCGCCAAACTTTTTAGAGTCAGAGGCACAGGCCGTTGTTGCCTCTCCCCAGAGATTTTCCATCCGAACCTTGAGCGTGGCATTGACCACTTCAGCAATGGCATTGCGAAGATGCTCCCGATGCAAGAATTGCCGTTTAACGTAGAGCAAATTGGGGTAGGTTTCATCGGTAATCCCAGCACAGACTCGCTTGAGACCCATGTTGGTCCCTAGGCCAAACAGAGAAAGCAATAGCCGCCTTTGAAGCGTGGGACCGTTGAGCTGCTGGCGCGAAGCTGCAGTATGAAACTGATCAGTGAAATTGACTCGCAAGTCCGTTTCCTTGAGGATGTCCAACAAGCTGGTCATCGGCCAGCGTTTCGCCACTTCCTGCTTGAGCTTGTGGATGTTACGGGGTTCGTCTTGAGCCTGAAAGGGAGTGACGCTAATCCAACCATTATCTCGGGGCAGAATGTTGACTAGTGGATCATTGGGAATGCTTGTATTCAGGAAAGCTAGCGCTTCCGTCATCTCCTGTTTTAGCTTATTGACAAAGGTTTCAGCATCTAGCGGTTGATTAAGTTCTAAGTAGTACTGCTCTCGTTGAACTTCAAAGTCCTGGGGCAGATCAGTGTCTGGATTCCCATAGCGTTTGGCACCCATCACCCACACTTCACGACTGACCTTGTCTCGAAAAAGTGGACAACAAACTTAGAGCGGAATGGGTTGCTCTAGCTTGCCCCAATAAAGCTCTTCAAATTGGACAGGTGTAAAATACCCAATAGTCGAATGAATTCGCTGTCGGTTATAAAACACTTCAATCCACTCAGCAATGACCGTTTTGGCCTTCGCTCTGGTGTCGAAAATCATGGGGTGAATGAGTTCAGTTTTGAGTGTACCAAAGAAGCTTTCAGCAACCGCGTTATCCCAACAATTGGCCCGACGACTCATGCTGCAAGTGATATCCGAACGCTCCAGTTCAGCCCGATAATCAGTACTGGCATATTGAGAGCCACGGTCGGAATGAAAGACGAGTCCATTGGAGGCTGGTATACGGTGCCCTAATGCAGCTTCTAAGGCCGTAGAAACCAACGCTGTCCGCATGTGCTCAGCCATAGACCAGCCCACAACTCTTCTCGAGAACAGATCAATAATGACGGCCAAGTATAACCAGCCTTCTGCTGTTGCGATGTAAGTCAGATCAGCAACCCAAGCACGGTCAGGTTCAGTGGTCGTGAAGTCCCGATTGAGAACATTCTCGGCGACTGAGTAGGCATGGTCAGAGTCCGTTGTTGTAACCTTGAACTGGCGCTTACGACGAGCACTGATACCGAGCTTTGCCATTAATCGCCTCACCCGTTGACGACCCACTCGAAAACCTTTGGCAATCAATGCAGCATGGATTCTCGGTGAACCATAGGTGTGACGAGAGTCTTGATGAATTTGTTGAATCTGCTCAGACAAGATTTCGTTCTCCTGCTGTCTAGGGGACGTTTTGCGATGGACCCAGGCGTAGTAAGCACTCCGAGAAAGGTGGAGCACCTTACACATCAAGGTAATGGGATAGTTGACCTTCTCTGCATCCATTAGCTCATAGGGTCCCCAGTCTCTCTGGCAAAGAAGGTCGCGGCCTTTTTTAAAAAATCTCGCTCCATCTCAACACGTTTGAGATCACGGCGCAAGGACACCAGCTCTTGACGCTCAGAAGAGGTGAGAGGTCCTTTCGGATCTCCCTGGCGATCTATCCTTGCTTGTCTCATCCAGGTATGAATAGTGCTCACACCGATTCCGAGTTCCTTGGCAATTTGGTTGATAGGTTTGTCAGCCTGCTCAACAATAAGGAGTACCTCGGCTTTTTGCTCGGCGGTGAATAGTCTGCGTTTCTTTTGTGTCATGTGAACAGTCTCCTAGATCATTGACTTGATTGGAGTGTCCACTTTTTCGAGACAAGGTCACCTCCCCCTATTGCTGTCATACAAATTCAGCGCACAACCGGACGATCAATCTGAATCGCCAGCAATAACCAATCTGCGAACACTAAACGAATGGGTTGAGGCCATAACTTGGCAACGTTGCCAACAAGCAAAACAACTTCACAGACAGTAACTTTAATGTCACCATAGGACTATGATTGAACTCCGCGAATACGTTCGACCAGATGGGTCTAGCCCCTACCGAAAGTGGCTCAGCAAGATTGATGCTCCGATGGCAATCAAGGTGACGGCGGCGCAAGCGAGGTTAGAGCTAGGCAATCTCTCGAACATCAAGTGGTTTGATGGGATTGGCGAGTATCGGATTAACTGGGGACCAGGGGTTCGTATCTACCTTGCTCAAGATGGCAAGCAACTCATCATCCTGTTCGGAGGGGGGACC encodes the following:
- a CDS encoding IS3 family transposase (programmed frameshift), with product MTQKKRRLFTAEQKAEVLLIVEQADKPINQIAKELGIGVSTIHTWMRQARIDRQGDPKGPLTSSERQELVSLRRDLKRVEMERDFLKKAANLLCQRDWGPYELMDAEKVNYPITLMCKVLHLSRSAYYAWVHRKTSPRQQENEILSEQIQQIHQDSRHTYGSPRIHAALIAKGFRVGRQRVRRLMAKLGISARRKRQFKVTTTDSDHAYSVAENVLNRDFTTTEPDRAWVADLTYIATAEGWLYLAVIIDLFSRRVVGWSMAEHMRTALVSTALEAALGHRIPASNGLVFHSDRGSQYASTDYRAELERSDITCSMSRRANCWDNAVAESFFGTLKTELIHPMIFDTRAKAKTVIAEWIEVFYNRQRIHSTIGYFTPVQFEELYWGKLEQPIPL
- a CDS encoding type II toxin-antitoxin system RelE/ParE family toxin, with the protein product MIELREYVRPDGSSPYRKWLSKIDAPMAIKVTAAQARLELGNLSNIKWFDGIGEYRINWGPGVRIYLAQDGKQLIILFGGGTKKTQAADIKRAKVLLDEYKTRKKERKPEPETQQPKAKKRKKR